One window of Triticum dicoccoides isolate Atlit2015 ecotype Zavitan chromosome 5A, WEW_v2.0, whole genome shotgun sequence genomic DNA carries:
- the LOC119298253 gene encoding BTB/POZ and MATH domain-containing protein 1-like yields the protein MGHDRDSYIRSRFFTVGGHDWAISFFPDGFNGYGQEYISVYLVLVSHRTKVRASCDMRLVDQYTGCSFSVHNIGPRIFNPADTTRVAPQTPCFIRRNEIEGSAYLRDDRLTIECVVTVFKKPHVTGTKSFPIIDMPPADMTEHVAKLLEEKKGFDVSFIVGGEAIEAHRFVLAMRSPIFKAELYGSMREARPGQCITIKDMQPAVFKALLHFIYTDSLPRGEDTEMVQLLLVAADRYAMDRLKLVCQSILCKDLNKDTVATTLALADQHNCLQLKDACLQFIELSGFKDLKATCPSFIEDALKKIREVS from the coding sequence ATGGGCCACGACCGCGACAGCTATATTCGTTCCAGATTTTTCACCGTCGGCGGCCACGACTGGGCCATCTCCTTCTTCCCTGATGGTTTCAATGGATATGGCCAAGAATACATCTCAGTTTATCTCGTGCTTGTGAGCCACAGAACTAAAGTTCGCGCATCTTGCGACATGAGGCTGGTGGACCAGTACACCGGATGCTCGTTTTCAGTGCATAACATAGGACCTAGGATTTTCAATCCCGCTGATACTACTAGGGTTGCTCCACAGACTCCTTGTTTCATAAGGCGGAACGAGATTGAGGGATCCGCATACCTTAGGGATGATCGCCTCACGATTGAATGTGTTGTCACTGTCTTCAAGAAGCCACATGTTACCGGAACCAAATCGTTCCCCATAATCGACATGCCACCAGCTGACATGACTGAGCATGTTGCCAAGCTGCTTGAAGAAAAGAAGGGATTTGATGTCAGTTTCATTGTTGGAGGAGAGGCCATTGAAGCACATAGGTTTGTTCTCGCTATGCGGTCGCCTATTTTTAAAGCAGAGCTCTATGGGTCAATGCGGGAGGCAAGGCCAGGGCAGTGCATAACCATCAAGGACATGCAACCTGCTGTTTTCAAGGCCCTGCTCCATTTCATCTATACTGACTCCTTGCCTAGGGGCGAGGATACTGAGATGGTCCAGCTTTTACTAGTGGCTGCTGACAGATATGCAATGGATAGACTCAAGTTGGTTTGCCAAAGCATCCTTTGCAAGGATCTGAACAAGGACACTGTGGCAACCACATTGGCTTTAGCTGACCAACATAACTGCCTCCAGCTTAAGGATGCTTGCCTTCAGTTTATCGAATTATCAGGTTTCAAGGATCTCAAGGCGACTTGCCCATCTTTCATAGAGGACGCATTGAAGAAGATAAGAGAAGTTTCATGA
- the LOC119303718 gene encoding histone H2A.1-like → MAGRKGGDRKKAVTRSVKAGLQFPVGRIGRYLKKGRYAQRVGSGAPVYLAAVLEYLAAEVLELAGNAAKDNKKTRIIPRHLLLAVRNDQELGRLLAGVTIAHGGVIPNINSVLLPKKSAAAEKEAKSPKKKAATKSPKKKAVATKE, encoded by the exons ATGGCAGGAAGGAAGGGCGGCGACAGGAAGAAGGCGGTTACCCGCTCCGTGAAGGCCGGGCTCCAGTTCCCCGTGGGCCGCATCGGGCGCTACCTCAAGAAGGGCCGCTACGCCCAGCGCGTCGGCTCCGGCGCCCCCGTCTACCTCGCCGCCGTCCTCGAGTACCTCGCCGCCGAG GTCCTGGAGCTTGCAGGCAACGCTGCCAAAGACAACAAGAAGACACGCATCATCCCCCGCCACCTGCTTCTCGCCGTCCGCAACGACCAGGAGCTCGGCAGGCTGCTCGCTGGCGTGACCATCGCCCACGGCGGCGTGATCCCCAACATCAACTCcgtgctgctccccaagaagtccgccgccgccgagaaggaggccaagtcGCCCAAGAAGAAGGCCGCCACAAAGTCCCCCAAGAAGAAGGCCGTCGCCACCAAGGAGTAG